A genomic region of Staphylococcus roterodami contains the following coding sequences:
- the msrA gene encoding peptide-methionine (S)-S-oxide reductase MsrA, producing the protein MTKEYATLAGGCFWCMVKPFTSYPGIKSVVSGYSGGHVENPTYEQVCTNQTGHVEAVQITFDPEVTSFENILDIYFKTFDPTDDQGQFFDRGESYQPVIFYHDEHQKKAAELKKQQLNEEGIFKKPVITPIKPYKNFYPAEDYHQDYYKKNPVHYYQYQRGSGRKAFIESHWGNQNA; encoded by the coding sequence ATGACAAAAGAATATGCAACATTAGCAGGAGGATGTTTCTGGTGCATGGTAAAACCATTTACATCATATCCCGGCATCAAGTCAGTCGTATCTGGTTATAGTGGTGGTCACGTTGAAAACCCTACTTATGAGCAGGTATGTACGAATCAAACCGGCCATGTCGAAGCAGTACAAATTACATTTGATCCAGAGGTTACTTCCTTTGAAAATATATTAGATATATATTTCAAAACATTTGACCCTACCGACGATCAAGGTCAGTTTTTCGATAGAGGCGAAAGCTATCAACCAGTAATCTTCTATCATGACGAACATCAGAAGAAAGCTGCTGAATTAAAAAAACAACAATTGAATGAAGAAGGTATTTTCAAGAAACCAGTGATTACACCTATTAAACCATATAAAAATTTCTATCCAGCTGAAGACTACCATCAAGATTACTACAAAAAGAACCCGGTACATTACTATCAATATCAACGCGGTTCTGGTAGAAAGGCGTTTATAGAATCACATTGGGGGAATCAAAATGCTTAA
- the arlR gene encoding response regulator transcription factor ArlR: MTQILIVEDEQNLARFIELELTHENYNVDTEYDGQDGLDKALSHYYDLIILDLMLPSINGLEICRKIRQHQSTPIIIITAKSDTYDKVAGLDYGADDYIVKPFDIEELLARVRAILRRQPQKDIIDVNGITIDKNAFKVTVNGAEIDLTKTEYDLLYLLAENKNHVMQREQILNHVWGYNSEVETNVVDVYIRYLRNKLKPYDRDKMIETVRGVGYVIR, from the coding sequence ATGACGCAAATTTTAATAGTAGAAGATGAACAGAATTTAGCAAGATTTATCGAATTAGAACTCACACACGAAAATTACAATGTTGATACTGAATATGATGGACAAGACGGTTTAGATAAGGCGCTTAGTCATTACTATGATTTAATTATTTTAGATTTAATGCTACCGTCGATTAATGGTTTAGAAATTTGTCGGAAAATAAGACAACATCAATCTACACCAATCATAATTATTACAGCTAAAAGTGATACTTATGACAAAGTAGCCGGTCTTGATTATGGGGCAGATGACTATATTGTTAAACCTTTTGACATAGAAGAACTTTTAGCTAGAGTTCGCGCTATATTACGTCGACAACCACAAAAAGATATAATTGATGTTAATGGTATAACTATAGATAAAAATGCTTTTAAAGTTACTGTAAATGGTGCTGAAATTGATTTAACCAAAACGGAGTATGATTTATTATATTTACTTGCTGAAAATAAAAATCATGTTATGCAACGAGAACAAATTTTAAATCATGTTTGGGGTTATAACAGTGAAGTTGAAACAAATGTAGTAGATGTTTATATTAGATATTTACGTAATAAATTAAAGCCATATGATCGCGATAAAATGATTGAAACCGTACGTGGCGTAGGGTATGTGATACGATGA
- a CDS encoding 2-oxoglutarate dehydrogenase E1 component, with the protein MTNERKEVSEAPVNFGANLGLMLDLYDDFLQDPSSVPEDLQVLFSTIKNDDTIVPALKGTSSQNSDGTIKRVMRLIDNIRQYGHLKADIYPVNPPKRKHVPKLEIEDFDLDQQTLEGISAGIVSDHFADIYDNAYEAILRMEKRYKGPIAFEYTHINNNTERGWLKRRIETPYKVTLNNNEKRALFKKLAYVEGFEKYLHKNFVGAKRFSIEGVDALVPMLQRTITIAAKEGIKNIQIGMAHRGRLNVLTHVLEKPYEMMISEFMHTDPMKFLPEDGSLQLTAGWTGDVKYHLGGIKTTDSYGTTQRIALANNPSHLEIVAPVVEGRTRAAQDDTHRAGAPTTDHHKAMPIIIHGDAAYPGQGINFETMNLGNLKGYSTGGSLHIITNNRIGFTTEPIDARSTTYSTDVAKGYDVPIFHVNADDVEATIEAIDIAMEFRKEFHKDVVIDLVGYRRYGHNEMDEPSITNPVPYQNIRKHDSVEYVFGKKLVNEGVISEDEMHAFIDQVQKELRQAHDKINKADKMDNPDMEKPSDLALPLQADKQSFTFEHLKEINDALLTYPEGFNILKKLNKVLEKRHEPFNKEGGLVDWAQAEQLAFATILQDGTPIRLTGQDSERGTFSHRHAVLHDEQTGDTYTPLHHVPDQKATFDIHNSPLSEAAVVGFEYGYNVENKESFNIWEAQYGDFANMSQMIFDNFLFSSRSKWGERSGLTLFLPHAYEGQGPEHSSARLERFLQLAAENNCTVVNLSSSSNYFHLLRAQAASLGSEQMRPLVVMSPKSLLRNKTVAKPIDEFTSGGFKPILTEPHQADKVTKVILATGKMFIDLKESLAKNPDETVLLVAIERLYPFPEEEIRELLEQLPNLEEVSWVQEEPKNQGAWLYVYPYVKVLVSDKYDLSYHGRIQRAAPAEGDGEIHKLVQSKIIENALKNN; encoded by the coding sequence ATGACTAACGAAAGAAAAGAAGTTTCAGAGGCTCCTGTAAACTTCGGCGCAAATTTAGGTCTCATGTTAGATCTATATGATGACTTTTTACAAGATCCATCATCGGTGCCGGAAGATTTGCAAGTCTTATTCAGTACAATTAAAAATGATGACACAATTGTACCTGCTTTGAAAGGTACAAGTAGTCAAAATAGTGATGGAACCATTAAACGTGTTATGCGTTTGATTGATAATATTCGCCAATATGGGCATCTTAAAGCCGATATTTATCCTGTAAATCCTCCGAAAAGGAAACATGTACCTAAATTAGAAATTGAAGATTTTGATTTAGATCAACAGACTTTAGAAGGTATTTCAGCAGGAATTGTTTCAGATCACTTTGCCGACATTTATGATAATGCTTATGAAGCAATTTTAAGAATGGAAAAACGTTACAAAGGACCAATCGCATTTGAATATACACATATTAATAATAATACTGAACGTGGTTGGTTAAAACGAAGAATTGAAACGCCATATAAAGTAACGTTAAATAATAACGAAAAAAGGGCACTTTTTAAAAAACTAGCATATGTTGAAGGTTTTGAAAAATATCTTCATAAAAATTTCGTTGGTGCAAAGCGCTTTTCAATTGAAGGGGTAGACGCGCTTGTTCCAATGTTACAACGAACAATCACGATTGCTGCTAAAGAAGGTATTAAAAATATACAAATAGGCATGGCTCACCGTGGACGTTTAAATGTCTTAACGCATGTTCTAGAAAAGCCTTACGAAATGATGATTTCAGAATTTATGCATACAGATCCAATGAAATTTTTACCTGAGGATGGTAGTTTGCAATTAACTGCTGGTTGGACTGGAGATGTAAAGTATCATTTAGGTGGTATAAAGACAACTGACTCTTATGGTACAACTCAACGAATCGCACTTGCTAACAATCCAAGCCACTTGGAAATTGTTGCACCGGTCGTAGAAGGTCGAACAAGAGCAGCTCAAGATGATACACACCGTGCTGGTGCACCGACTACTGATCATCATAAAGCGATGCCAATCATCATTCATGGTGATGCCGCGTATCCAGGACAAGGTATTAACTTTGAGACAATGAACTTAGGTAACTTGAAAGGTTATTCAACGGGCGGTTCATTGCATATCATTACGAACAATAGAATTGGTTTTACAACTGAACCAATTGATGCACGTTCAACAACGTATTCTACTGATGTGGCTAAAGGTTATGATGTACCTATTTTCCACGTCAATGCTGATGATGTAGAAGCTACAATTGAAGCTATTGACATTGCTATGGAATTTAGAAAAGAGTTCCATAAAGATGTAGTGATTGATTTAGTAGGTTACCGTCGTTATGGTCATAACGAAATGGATGAACCTTCAATTACGAATCCTGTTCCTTATCAGAATATTCGCAAACATGATTCTGTAGAATATGTGTTTGGTAAAAAGCTTGTTAATGAAGGTGTGATTTCAGAAGATGAAATGCATGCATTTATTGATCAAGTACAAAAGGAATTAAGACAAGCGCATGATAAGATTAATAAAGCTGATAAAATGGATAATCCAGATATGGAGAAACCGTCTGATCTTGCTTTACCTTTACAAGCTGATAAGCAATCATTTACGTTTGAGCATTTGAAAGAAATTAATGATGCTTTGTTAACATATCCTGAAGGATTTAACATTCTTAAGAAATTAAATAAAGTTCTTGAAAAACGTCATGAGCCTTTTAACAAAGAAGGTGGTCTTGTTGATTGGGCACAAGCAGAGCAACTTGCGTTTGCTACGATTTTACAAGACGGAACACCAATTCGTTTAACTGGTCAAGATAGTGAACGTGGTACATTTAGCCACAGACATGCTGTATTACATGATGAACAAACAGGTGATACGTATACACCTTTACACCATGTACCAGATCAAAAAGCGACTTTTGATATTCATAATTCACCATTATCAGAAGCTGCTGTCGTAGGTTTTGAATATGGATATAACGTAGAAAATAAAGAAAGTTTTAACATTTGGGAAGCACAATATGGTGACTTTGCTAATATGTCACAGATGATCTTTGACAACTTCTTATTCAGTTCACGTTCCAAATGGGGTGAACGATCTGGTTTAACATTATTCTTGCCACATGCTTACGAAGGACAAGGACCTGAACATTCATCAGCACGACTTGAAAGATTTTTACAGTTAGCAGCTGAGAATAATTGTACAGTCGTAAACTTATCAAGTTCAAGTAACTATTTCCATTTATTACGTGCGCAAGCGGCTAGTCTTGGGTCAGAACAAATGAGACCATTAGTTGTCATGTCACCTAAAAGCTTATTAAGAAATAAGACAGTCGCAAAACCAATTGATGAATTTACATCAGGTGGATTTAAGCCGATTTTAACGGAACCTCATCAAGCTGATAAAGTTACAAAAGTAATATTGGCAACTGGAAAAATGTTTATTGATTTAAAAGAATCTTTAGCTAAAAATCCTGATGAAACGGTTTTATTAGTAGCAATTGAAAGACTATATCCGTTCCCAGAAGAAGAAATTAGAGAATTATTAGAACAATTACCAAATCTTGAAGAAGTATCTTGGGTTCAAGAAGAACCTAAAAATCAAGGTGCATGGTTGTATGTTTATCCATATGTTAAAGTACTTGTATCAGATAAATATGATTTAAGTTACCATGGCAGAATTCAAAGAGCGGCACCAGCTGAAGGTGACGGCGAGATTCATAAACTTGTTCAAAGTAAAATTATAGAAAACGCATTAAAAAATAACTAG
- a CDS encoding YozE family protein produces MKNYSFYQFVMTVRGRHDDKGRLAEEIFDDLAFPKHEDDFNALSDYIETHGDFTLPMSVFDDLYEEYTEWLKF; encoded by the coding sequence ATGAAAAATTATTCATTTTATCAATTTGTTATGACAGTTCGTGGTAGACACGATGATAAAGGTCGTCTTGCCGAAGAGATATTTGATGATCTTGCTTTTCCAAAACATGAAGATGATTTTAACGCGTTGTCTGATTATATTGAAACACATGGTGATTTTACATTACCAATGTCTGTATTTGATGATTTATATGAAGAATATACTGAATGGCTAAAATTTTAG
- a CDS encoding S41 family peptidase: MDDKRLTSSSNDVQSESEQQNKQNQQIPKKQVHLKRWHFISIIIATILITAVITVFAYIFINQKISGLSQTEQENLNKIEYAYKTLNKDYYKKQDSDKLTKAAIDGMVKELKDPYSEYLTQEQTKSFNEGVSGDFVGIGAEMQKKNDQIMVTSPMKGSPAERAGIRPKDVITKVNGKSIKGKALDEVVKEVRGKENTEVTLTVQRGSEEKDVKIKREKIHVKSVEYQKKGDVGVITINKFQNDTSGELKDAVLKAHKDGLRKIVLDLRNNPGGLLDEAVKMSNIFIDKGKTVVKLEKGNDTESIKTSNDALKEAKDMDVSILVNEGSASASEVFTGALKDYHKAKVYGSKTFGKGIVQTTREFDDGSLLKYTEMKWLTPDGHYIHGKGIKPDVAINTPKYQSLNVIPSSKTFKLGDDDKNVKTIKIGLSALGYNVDNESSKFDTTLENQVKAFQQDNKLEVNGEFNKETNNKFTELLVEKANKHDDVLDKLLKLLK; the protein is encoded by the coding sequence ATGGATGATAAGCGACTTACATCTTCATCCAATGATGTTCAGAGCGAATCCGAACAGCAGAATAAACAGAATCAACAAATTCCAAAGAAACAAGTTCACTTAAAACGTTGGCATTTTATATCCATTATTATTGCAACAATTTTAATTACAGCTGTTATAACGGTATTTGCTTATATTTTTATTAATCAAAAAATAAGTGGTTTAAGTCAAACAGAACAAGAAAATTTAAACAAAATTGAATATGCTTATAAAACTTTGAATAAAGATTATTATAAAAAGCAAGATTCTGATAAGCTAACGAAAGCAGCCATTGATGGTATGGTTAAAGAACTTAAAGATCCTTACTCAGAATATTTAACACAAGAACAAACGAAATCCTTTAATGAAGGCGTATCAGGTGATTTTGTAGGTATCGGTGCGGAAATGCAAAAGAAAAATGATCAAATTATGGTTACAAGTCCTATGAAAGGTTCTCCAGCAGAACGTGCAGGTATACGTCCGAAAGATGTTATTACTAAAGTTAATGGTAAATCAATTAAAGGAAAAGCGCTCGATGAAGTTGTCAAAGAAGTGAGAGGTAAAGAAAACACTGAAGTAACTTTAACTGTTCAACGCGGTAGTGAAGAAAAAGATGTAAAAATTAAACGTGAAAAAATTCATGTAAAAAGTGTTGAATATCAGAAAAAAGGTGACGTTGGTGTTATCACAATCAATAAATTCCAAAATGATACTTCAGGTGAATTAAAAGATGCAGTGCTTAAAGCACATAAAGATGGATTAAGAAAAATTGTCTTAGATTTAAGAAATAATCCAGGTGGTTTATTAGATGAAGCTGTTAAAATGTCTAATATTTTTATAGATAAAGGTAAAACTGTAGTTAAACTTGAAAAAGGTAATGACACAGAATCAATTAAAACATCAAATGATGCTTTAAAAGAAGCAAAAGATATGGATGTTTCCATTCTAGTGAATGAAGGTTCAGCAAGTGCGTCTGAAGTGTTTACTGGTGCGTTAAAAGATTATCATAAGGCAAAGGTATATGGTTCTAAGACATTTGGAAAAGGCATTGTTCAAACTACACGTGAGTTTGATGATGGCTCATTATTAAAATATACAGAGATGAAATGGTTAACTCCTGATGGTCATTATATTCACGGTAAAGGTATTAAGCCAGATGTAGCTATAAATACACCAAAATATCAATCATTAAATGTTATTCCAAGTTCTAAAACATTTAAATTAGGCGATGACGATAAAAATGTTAAAACAATAAAAATTGGATTATCTGCATTAGGATATAATGTAGACAACGAATCTTCTAAATTTGATACTACTTTAGAAAATCAAGTTAAAGCGTTCCAACAAGATAATAAACTTGAAGTGAACGGTGAATTTAATAAAGAAACAAATAATAAATTTACAGAATTATTAGTTGAAAAAGCTAATAAACATGATGATGTTCTAGACAAATTACTTAAACTTCTTAAGTAA
- a CDS encoding PTS glucose transporter subunit IIA — protein sequence MFKKLFGKGKEVNKDIAIYAPLTGEYVKIEDIPDPVFAQKMMGEGFGINPTEGEVVAPISGRVDNVFPTKHAIGLKADNGLELLVHIGLDTVQLDGEGFEVLVSSGDEVNVGDPLVRFNLEFINKNAKSVISPIIITNSDQAASINIHDEKAVIKGETKVIDVTMN from the coding sequence ATGTTTAAAAAATTATTTGGTAAAGGCAAAGAAGTTAATAAAGATATCGCAATTTATGCACCATTAACAGGTGAATACGTAAAGATTGAAGATATTCCAGACCCTGTTTTCGCGCAAAAAATGATGGGTGAAGGATTCGGCATTAATCCAACTGAGGGAGAAGTAGTGGCTCCAATCTCAGGTCGCGTTGACAATGTCTTTCCAACTAAGCATGCTATTGGTTTAAAAGCTGATAACGGATTAGAATTATTAGTTCATATCGGTTTAGATACTGTTCAATTAGATGGCGAAGGCTTTGAAGTACTAGTATCTAGTGGGGATGAAGTAAATGTTGGCGATCCATTAGTAAGATTTAATCTCGAATTTATTAATAAAAATGCTAAATCTGTAATCTCACCGATTATTATTACAAACTCTGATCAAGCAGCTTCTATCAATATTCACGATGAAAAAGCAGTCATCAAAGGCGAAACAAAAGTTATTGATGTGACAATGAACTAA
- a CDS encoding phosphatase PAP2 family protein: protein MSQWKRISLLIVFTLVFGIIAFFHESRLGKWIDNEVYEFIYSSESFITTSIMLGATKVGEVWAMLCISLLLVAYLMLKRHKIEALFFALTMALSGVLNPVLKNIFDRERPTLLRLIDITGFSFPSGHAMGSTAYFGSGIYILNRLGHGNSKGILIGLCAVMILLISISRVYLGVHYPTDIIAGIIGGVFCIILSTLLLRNKLLN from the coding sequence ATGAGTCAATGGAAACGTATCTCTTTGCTCATCGTTTTTACTTTGGTTTTTGGAATCATTGCTTTTTTCCATGAATCAAGACTTGGGAAATGGATTGACAATGAAGTTTATGAATTTATTTATTCATCCGAGAGTTTCATAACGACATCTATTATGCTTGGTGCTACTAAAGTAGGTGAAGTATGGGCAATGTTATGTATTTCATTACTTCTTGTGGCGTATTTAATGTTAAAACGCCATAAAATTGAAGCATTATTTTTCGCATTAACAATGGCTTTATCAGGAGTTTTAAATCCAGTATTAAAAAATATATTTGATAGAGAAAGACCAACTTTATTACGTTTAATTGATATAACAGGGTTTAGTTTTCCAAGTGGACATGCGATGGGTTCAACAGCATATTTTGGAAGTGGTATTTATATTTTAAATCGCCTAGGACATGGTAATTCAAAAGGTATACTTATCGGATTATGTGCAGTGATGATTCTATTAATTTCAATATCCCGTGTTTATCTAGGTGTACATTATCCAACAGATATTATTGCTGGTATTATTGGTGGCGTATTTTGTATTATTTTATCAACGTTACTACTAAGAAATAAATTATTAAATTAA
- a CDS encoding undecaprenyldiphospho-muramoylpentapeptide beta-N-acetylglucosaminyltransferase, giving the protein MTKIAFTGGGTVGHVSVNLSLIPTALSQGHEAFYIGSKNGIEREMIETQLPEITYYPISSGKLRRYISLENAKDVFKVLKGILDARKVLKKEKPDLLFSKGGFVSVPVVIAAKSLKIPTIIHESDLTPGLANKIALKFAKKIYTTFEETLNYLPKDKADFIGATIREDLKSGSAHKGYQLTGFNNNKKVLLVMGGSLGSKKLNEIIRENLDALLQRYQVIHLTGKGLKDDQLKKSGYIQYEFVKEDLTDLLAIADTVISRAGSNAIYEFLTLRIPMLLVPLGLDQSRGDQIDNAKHFAEKGYAKTIEEDQLTAVKLMEELNVIEKERTQIINDMKAYEQSYTKEALFNKMIKDALN; this is encoded by the coding sequence ATGACGAAAATCGCGTTTACCGGTGGTGGTACAGTTGGACATGTTTCAGTAAATTTAAGTTTAATTCCGACTGCATTGTCCCAAGGTCATGAAGCGTTTTATATTGGTTCTAAAAATGGAATTGAAAGAGAAATGATTGAAACACAATTGCCAGAAATTACGTATTATCCTATTTCGAGTGGTAAATTAAGAAGATACATTTCATTAGAAAATGCAAAAGATGTATTTAAAGTATTGAAAGGTATTTTAGATGCTCGCAAAGTTTTGAAAAAGGAAAAACCAGATTTATTATTTTCAAAAGGTGGTTTTGTGTCAGTACCTGTTGTAATAGCAGCTAAATCTTTAAAAATACCAACAATTATCCATGAGTCTGACTTAACGCCTGGCTTAGCAAATAAGATTGCACTTAAATTTGCCAAGAAAATTTATACTACGTTTGAAGAAACATTAAATTACTTGCCAAAAGATAAAGCAGATTTTATAGGGGCTACAATTCGTGAAGATTTAAAAAGTGGTAGTGCCCACAAAGGTTACCAATTGACAGGTTTTAATAATAATAAAAAAGTCCTTCTCGTTATGGGTGGAAGTTTAGGTAGTAAAAAGCTAAATGAGATTATAAGAGAGAATTTAGACGCATTACTACAGCGATATCAAGTGATTCATTTAACTGGTAAAGGGTTAAAAGATGATCAACTAAAAAAATCTGGTTATATACAATATGAATTTGTAAAGGAAGACTTAACAGATTTATTAGCTATTGCCGATACAGTGATAAGTAGAGCGGGTTCAAATGCCATTTATGAATTTTTAACATTACGAATTCCTATGTTATTAGTGCCATTAGGTTTAGATCAATCACGTGGTGACCAAATTGATAATGCAAAACATTTTGCTGAAAAAGGTTATGCAAAGACAATTGAAGAAGATCAATTAACTGCGGTAAAATTAATGGAAGAATTAAATGTTATAGAAAAGGAAAGAACTCAAATCATAAATGATATGAAAGCTTATGAACAAAGTTATACGAAGGAAGCTTTATTTAATAAAATGATTAAAGATGCATTGAATTAA
- a CDS encoding GNAT family N-acetyltransferase — MIRLGKMTDLDQILNLVEEAKEIMKEHDNEQWDDQYPLMEHFEEDIAKDYLYVLEENDKIYGFIVVDQNQAEWYDDIDWPVNREGAFVIHRLTGSKDYKGAATELFNYVIEVVKARGADVILTDTFALNKPAQGLFAKFGFHKVGEQLMEYPPYDKGEPFYAYYKNLKE; from the coding sequence ATGATCCGTCTAGGTAAAATGACAGATTTAGATCAAATTTTAAATCTTGTAGAAGAAGCGAAAGAAATTATGAAAGAACACGACAACGAACAATGGGACGATCAGTACCCACTTATGGAACATTTCGAAGAAGACATTGCGAAAGACTATTTATATGTTTTAGAGGAAAATGACAAAATTTATGGCTTTATTGTTGTCGACCAAAATCAAGCAGAATGGTATGATGACATTGACTGGCCTGTAAATAGAGAAGGTGCTTTTGTAATACATCGCTTAACTGGATCTAAAGATTATAAAGGTGCAGCAACAGAATTATTTAATTATGTTATTGAAGTAGTGAAAGCGCGTGGAGCTGACGTTATTTTAACAGATACATTTGCATTAAATAAGCCAGCACAAGGATTATTTGCCAAGTTCGGTTTTCATAAAGTAGGAGAACAATTAATGGAATATCCTCCTTATGATAAAGGCGAACCTTTTTATGCATATTATAAAAATTTAAAAGAATAG
- the arlS gene encoding sensor histidine kinase ArlS, which translates to MTKRKLRNNWIIVTTMITFVTIFLFCLIIIFFLKDTLHNSELDDAERSSSDINNLFHSKPVKDISALDLNASLGNFQEIIIYDEHNNKLFETSNDNTVRVEPGYEHRYFDRVIKKRYKGIDYLIIKEPITTQDFKGYSLLIHSLENYDNIVKSLYIIALAFGVIATIITATISYVFSTQITKPLVSLSNKMIEIRRDGFQNKLQLNTNYEEIDNLANTFNEMMSQIEESFNQQRQFVEDASHELRTPLQIIQGHLNLIQRWGKKDPAVLEESLNISIEEMNRIIKLVEELLELTKGDVNDISSETQVVHINDEIRSRIHSLKQLHPDYQFETDLTSKNLEIKMKPHQFEQLFLIFIDNAIKYDVKNKKIKVKTRLKNKQKIIEITDHGIGIPKEDQDFIFDRFYRVDKSRSRSQGGNGLGLSIAQKIIQLNGGTIKIKSEINKGTTFKIIF; encoded by the coding sequence ATGACAAAACGAAAATTGCGCAATAACTGGATTATTGTCACAACGATGATTACTTTCGTTACCATTTTCTTATTCTGTTTGATTATAATATTTTTCTTGAAAGATACATTACATAATAGTGAACTTGATGATGCAGAGCGAAGTTCAAGCGATATCAACAATCTTTTTCATTCTAAGCCTGTTAAAGATATTTCTGCATTAGATTTGAACGCTTCATTAGGTAATTTTCAAGAAATTATAATATATGATGAACACAATAATAAACTATTTGAAACTTCAAATGATAATACAGTACGAGTGGAACCAGGCTATGAACATAGATATTTTGATCGTGTAATTAAAAAGCGTTATAAAGGTATAGATTATTTGATAATTAAAGAGCCTATTACGACTCAAGATTTTAAGGGTTACAGTTTATTAATTCACTCCCTTGAAAATTACGATAATATTGTTAAATCATTATATATTATTGCACTAGCATTCGGGGTCATTGCAACAATTATTACAGCGACAATTAGTTACGTTTTTTCAACGCAAATCACTAAACCACTTGTGAGCTTATCCAATAAAATGATTGAGATTAGACGCGATGGTTTTCAAAATAAGTTGCAATTAAACACAAATTATGAGGAAATTGATAATTTAGCAAACACATTTAACGAAATGATGAGTCAAATTGAAGAATCCTTTAATCAACAACGTCAATTTGTTGAAGATGCATCTCATGAATTAAGAACACCACTTCAAATCATTCAAGGACATTTAAACTTAATCCAACGTTGGGGCAAAAAAGACCCAGCAGTATTAGAGGAATCTTTAAATATTTCAATTGAAGAAATGAATCGTATTATCAAATTGGTAGAAGAATTGCTTGAACTCACAAAAGGTGATGTGAATGATATTTCATCAGAAACGCAAGTAGTGCATATTAATGATGAAATTCGCTCAAGAATTCATTCTTTGAAACAATTACATCCAGATTATCAGTTTGAAACAGATCTTACTTCTAAAAACCTTGAAATTAAAATGAAACCTCATCAATTTGAACAATTATTTTTAATATTTATTGATAATGCCATTAAATATGACGTTAAAAACAAAAAAATCAAAGTAAAAACAAGATTAAAGAATAAGCAGAAGATTATCGAAATAACGGATCATGGTATTGGTATTCCTAAAGAAGATCAAGATTTCATTTTTGATCGTTTTTATCGTGTTGATAAGTCTAGGTCTAGAAGTCAAGGTGGTAATGGATTAGGTTTATCAATTGCGCAAAAAATCATACAGTTAAATGGTGGTACTATAAAAATTAAAAGTGAAATCAATAAAGGAACAACATTTAAGATAATATTTTAA
- the msrB gene encoding peptide-methionine (R)-S-oxide reductase MsrB: MLKKDKSELTDIEYIVTQENGTEPPFMNEYWNHFAKGIYVDKISGKPLFTSEEKFHSECGWPSFSKALDDKEIIELVDKSFGMLRTEVRSEESNSHLGHVFNDGPKESGGLRYCINSAAIQFIPYEKLEELGYGDLISHFDK; the protein is encoded by the coding sequence ATGCTTAAAAAAGATAAAAGTGAATTAACAGATATAGAATACATTGTCACTCAAGAAAATGGCACTGAACCACCATTTATGAATGAATACTGGAATCATTTTGCTAAAGGTATATACGTAGATAAAATTTCTGGTAAACCATTATTTACTTCAGAAGAAAAATTTCATTCAGAATGTGGCTGGCCAAGTTTTTCAAAAGCACTAGATGATAAAGAAATTATTGAATTAGTCGATAAATCATTTGGCATGTTAAGAACTGAAGTTCGTTCAGAAGAATCAAATAGCCATTTAGGACACGTATTCAATGACGGTCCAAAAGAAAGTGGCGGATTAAGATACTGCATCAATTCCGCTGCAATTCAATTTATTCCATATGAAAAATTAGAAGAGTTGGGTTACGGCGATTTAATATCACATTTTGATAAGTAG